One genomic segment of Hordeum vulgare subsp. vulgare chromosome 2H, MorexV3_pseudomolecules_assembly, whole genome shotgun sequence includes these proteins:
- the LOC123430551 gene encoding probable metal-nicotianamine transporter YSL11: MATDAAAAAAAAAAAAHDVDAVETGNLLRRRNVGREGDGEGEQEEEASVERAFLDKPVPTWREQLTVRAFVVGFLVSIMFSIIVMKLGLTTGIIPSLNVSASLLGFFLVRLWTSAIERMGFLKQPFTRQENTVIQTCVVSAYGIAFSGGFGTYLFALSEKIANQATEANDAMNIKNPQLLWIMGFLFLVSFVGLFALVPMRKTMIVDYKLTYPSGTATAYLINGFHTPQGADLAKRQVRTLGKYFSMSFVWAFFQWFYTAGNDCGFSSFPSLGLEAYKNRFYFDFSATYVGVGMICPYIVNVSLLIGGVFSWGLMWPLISTKKGSWYPDSLPESSLHGLQGYKVFITIAVILGDGLYNFLKVFGKTVKAFHDMYKKNSKSLPVSDNGTPVDTVEESFDEKRRNELFLKDQIPKRVAIGGYVILAGITTGCLPLIIPQLKWYHILVAYAFAPILAFCNAYGCGLTDWSLASTYGKLGIFVFGAWAGASHGGVLVGLAACGVMMNIVGTAADLMQDFKTGYMTLASPRSMFVSQVIGTGMGCIIAPCVFWLFYKSFDIGNSDSAYPAPYAIMYRNMAILGVDGLSVLPKNCLLLCYIFFAASFAVNLLKDVVPAKVAKFIPIPMAVAIPFYLGPYFAIDMCIGSVILFCWEWMNKAEAQAFAPAVASGLMCGDGIWSLPQAFLSLANVNPPICMKFLSRAANAKVDAFLGN, translated from the exons ATGGCGacggacgccgccgccgccgcggcagCAGCAGCGGCCGCAGCCCACGACGTCGACGCGGTGgagacgggcaacctcctccGGCGCCGCAACGTCGGGAGGGAGGGCGACGGGGAGggcgagcaggaggaggaggcgtccgtGGAGCGGGCGTTCTTGGACAAGCCGGTGCCGACGTGGCGGGAGCAGCTGACGGTTCGCGCCTTCGTGGTGGGGTTCCTCGTCTCCATCATGTTCAGCATCATCGTGATGAAGCTCGGCCTCACCACCGGCATCATCCCGTCGCTCAACGTCTCCGCCAGCCTCCTCGGCTTCTTCCTCGTCCGCCTCTGGACGTCGGCCATCgagaggatgggcttcctcaagcaGCCCTTCACGCGCCAGGAGAACACCGTCATCCAGACATGCGTCGTCTCCGCCTACGGCATCGCCTTCAGCG GTGGGTTTGGCACTTACCTGTTTGCTCTGAGCGAGAAGATCGCCAATCAAGCAACAGAGGCTAACGATGCCATGAACATCAAGAATCCCCAGCTCTTATGGATAATGGGATTTCTGTTCCTCGTGAGCTTTGTCGGGCTTTTTGCTTTAGTGCCCATGAGAAAG ACTATGATTGTGGACTACAAGCTGACATATCCGAGTGGCACTGCAACTGCTTACCTTATCAATGGATTCCACACACCCCAGGGCGCTGACCTTGCAAA GAGGCAAGTTCGGACATTGGGCAAGTACTTCTCGATGAGCTTCGTTTGGGCCTTCTTCCAATGGTTCTACACTGCTGGGAATGACTGTGGATTCAGTtccttcccatcacttggccttgaaGCTTACAAGAACAG GTTTTATTTTGATTTCTcggctacttatgttggtgtgggAATGATCTGCCCCTATATTGTCAATGTATCTCTTCTGATTGGAGGCGTCTTCTCTTGGGGCTTAATGTGGCCACTCATAAGCACCAAGAAAGGAAGTTGGTACCCTGACTCCCTTCCAGAGAGCAGTCTACATGGACTGCAGGGTTACAAG GTGTTCATAACCATAGCAGTAATCCTTGGGGACGGCCTGTATAACTTCCTGAAGGTGTTCGGCAAGACAGTGAAGGCTTTCCATGATATGTATAAGAAGAATTCGAAATCACTTCCTGTCTCTGACAACGGTACTCCTGTGGACACCGTGGAAGAGTCCTTTGATGAGAAACGCCGCAATGAATTATTCCTGAAGGATCAAATTCCCAAGAGGGTTGCGATTGGAGGTTATGTAATTCTTGCAGGAATAACAACTGGTTGCCTTCCGCTCATCATCCCGCAGCTCAAGTGGTACCACATTTTGGTTGCCTATGCCTTTGCGCCTATCCTGGCCTTCTGCAATGCCTATGGATGTGGCCTGACCGACTGGTCCCTTGCCAGCACCTATGGTAAGCTTGGAATCTTTGTGTTCGGTGCTTGGGCAGGCGCTTCGCACGGTGGCGTGCTCGTTGGACTGGCCGCCTGCGGTGTCATGATGAACATTGTGGGAACTGCTGCTGACCTAATGCAAGACTTCAAGACCGGGTACATGACCTTAGCCTCACCAAGGTCCATGTTCGTCAGCCAGGTGATCGGCACTGGCATGGGCTGTATCATCGCCCCCTGCGTCTTCTGGCTGTTCTACAAGTCCTTCGACATTGGTAACAGTGATAGCGCTTACCCAGCACCTTATGCTATCATGTACCGCAACATGGCGATCCTGGGTGTCGATGGCTTGTCCGTTCTCCCGAAGAACTGCCTCTTGCTATGCTACATTTTCTTTGCTGCTTCATTCGCCGTCAATCTCTTGAAAGACGTGGTGCCCGCGAAGGTGGCGAAGTTCATCCCGATTCCGATGGCCGTCGCAATCCCTTTCTACCTTGGGCCGTACTTCGCCATCGACATGTGCATCGGCAGCGTGATACTATTTTGCTGGGAATGGATGAACAAGGCTGAGGCGCAGGCGTTCGCACCGGCAGTTGCATCCGGCTTAATGTGTGGTGACGGTATATGGTCCCTGCCACAGGCCTTTCTTTCTCTTGCCAACGTGAATCCTCCAATCTGCATGAAGTTCTTGTCAAGGGCCGCCAATGCCAAAGTGGATGCATTCCTCGGGAACTAG